CGTCATCGGCGGCGGAACGATCACGAACGACGAAGCCGACCGCGCCGAGGCAGTCGGCCGCGAACTCGGTCGGCGCGGCCACACGGTCGTCTGTGGCGGTCTCGGTGGAACGATGGAGGCCGTCTGCCGCGGTGCAAAGGACGCGGGCGGAACCACCATCGGCATCCTCCCGGGCGATCGCCGGGCCGCCGCAAACGAGCACGTCGACATCCCAATCGCAACCGGCCTCGCCCACGCCCGGAACGCGCTCGTTCCGATGAACGGTGATGCAGTCATCGCGCTCTCCGGCGGCGTCGGCACGCTCTCCGAGATCGGGTTTGCTGGCATCTACGACCGTCCTATTGTGGGTCTCGAAACCCACGCCATCGCCGGCGTTGAGATCGAGACCGTCGAGACACCCACGGCCGCCGTCGATGCCGTGGAGGCGGCACTCGAGTAGCCCTGTCGCGACCTGATTCCTGGCTCGTTGTAGGACAGGCACCATCGGTACTCGGCATCGCTGCCAGACCGAATCGGTACCGGCTTTGTGTATCCTCTCCTCGGCTCACCTATGACTGATTCGAGCACCGCCGACGCCACTGCTGATTCGTACACCATTCGCGAGGAACTCCCTGATCCCGAGACGTTCGCCGCACTGCGCGACGCCGCCGACATGCCGCCACGCTCGCCCGAAGGTATCGAACAGGGGCTCCCCAACTCCGTCTACGGCGTGATCGTCGTCCACGAACCGACGGGCGAAACGGTCGGCATGGGTCGCATCGTCGGCGACGGCGGCACCGTCTACCAGATTTCAGATATGGTCGTCCACCCAGACCATCAACGCCAGGGACTTGGCACGCGAATTATGACCCAGCTCGAGTCCTATCTCGAGTCGGAAGCGCCGCCGCAGGCGTACGTCAACCTCATAGCCGACGTTGACGGCTTCTACGAGTCGTTCGGCTACGAGGAGACGCAACCGGCGTCGAAGGGGATGTACCGGCGGATCGAGTGACGGTTCGTCGAGTCCGCCTTCGCAGCTTTTTCGACGGATGCCACCGTTCTGGTGGGTATGAGCGACTTCGATAAGGAGGCCGAGCGCGAGAAGCTTCGGGAGAAGTACGAGCGCGACAAGGAAGAGCGACAGGCGACCCAGCGCATGAGCGACCTGCTGCTCAAGGGGGCGACGATGACGAACTCCCACTGTGGCACCTGTGGGGACCCGCTGTTTCAGGAGAGCGGGACGACGTTCTGTCCAAGCTGTCACGGGAGTCCGGACGCTGTGCAGGGGACCGGGCTGGAGGCGGACGCGGCTGACGCGGATGCAGCCGACGATGCTGCGCCCGAAGAGACTGCGCCCGAGGCCGGGACTGGGGCCGAGACCGCCACAGACGAGCGAAACGCCGCCGCGGACTCGTCCGAGATGGCCGACCGCGCCGACACCGACGCGCCAAGAGATCCCAAAGTCACGTCTCAGCCGTCGGATGAGACTGATTCGGACCGTACGGATGCAGACCGGTCACGGCCAACGTCGGGGTCGTACTCTCAGTCTCAGCCGCAGACTCAGTCTCAGTCTCAGCCTCAGAGTCGGACCCAGACCCAGAACCAGACCAAGGCCCACCCACAGTCACCACCTCGCCGCGACGAGCCAACACCTGCCAGCAGCGTCGACACGAACGCCACTGATAGCAGCGCCGGCGACCGCTCCGCTGCTCGCGACTCGCTGACGCGTGCACTCGAGAAGTTCGCCGCCGAGGCAGCGGCTACCGACGACCCGCGGTACGCGAAAGAGTGTCTCGAGGCAGCCCGTGAAGCGAGCGAGGCGCTAGAGTCGCTTCGCTGAGTTCGCCCGTCGTCGCTGTCGCGATTGCTGACGTTGCCGACCACCGGTGGCGATCAGGAGAACCGGAGGAACTGCCGGTCGTCCGTTTGCTCTGCCACCGCCGGATACAGTATCACGAAGTTCCCCTCGGTGAGCCGCGCGATTCGCGCTGGCAGTGTCTGGAGCTCCGGATGCCATCCCGTGTCTGTCCGGCGAGAGCTCAGACAGATGATCAGGTCGCCCGCCTCACCTGCGCTGCGAAGCGGTTGGGTCAGGTCATCCCAGTCCGCGACCGTGTCGAACTCGACTGGCTGCTCCGGTGCAATGGCCTCCATCAGCCGTTCGAACTGCGGCGACTCCTCGCCAACCATAACGCCGTGGATCGGCGCTCCCGTCTGCTCGGCGACGAGAGCCACCGTGTGCAGCGCTTCGGCGATCCCGTCGTTGCGAGCCACGTTCGGCGGGAGCACGAGCACGATCCGCTGTGTCGTATTGAGACGGTCGCGAATCCGCGCCACGAGCGCGAGCTGCGTCGTTCGCCGGAGCACTTGATCGATCACGTGACCGAACACCCGCTGCGTCCGCGCTCGAGCCCCATCCCAGCCGATCACCAGCGTCGTGATGCGATTGTCGAGCACCGAGCCGACGATCCCCGAAGCGATATTGTGGTTTACGCGAGTGTGCGTCTCGAGTGGCACCTCTGCAGCCGCGGTTTCGTCTGCTAGCGTTTCGAGCCGCGTCTCCGCATCACCGACTGCAGCGGCGGTCTGCGTGACCGTCTCGGGACGGACGACGGTGACCGCGTGGATCGGTTCGTCGGCTCGCTCGTCGCGAATCGCCATCGCGAGTCCGAGCAGTGAGCGGGGGTCTCTCGAGTCGTGTGCCGCCGGGACGAGAATTCGCTGTGGGGCCGTCGCCGGGTCGTACGGTTCACGCTCGCGCGCACGAGCAATCTCTGCACCAGTTCGCTGGACGAGCGTGGGGCTGAACAGGCTGACGACGAGGATCATCACCACGACGCCGTTGATCATGTGCTGGCCGAATCCGTCGACGCCGGCGTCGAACCCGATCTGGACGATCGCAAGCGCCGCCGCGGCCTGGCCGACGGAGAGGCCGAACATGCTGTAGACCTCGTTGCGGTCGTAGTCGTACAGTCGACCGGTCGCCCACGCGGCGAGGTACTTCGTAGTGACGACCATCCCGAGCAGCGAGCCAGCGATGAGGAGCGTTTCGGTCCCCTCGAAGAAGACCCGTGCATCGACGAGCATGCCGACTGACAACAGAAAGAACGGGATGAATAGCGCGTTGCCGACGAACTCGATGCGGTTCATCAGCGGCCCAGTTTCGGGAATGAGGCGATTGAGCGCCAATCCGGCGAGGAACGCGCCGATAATGTGCTCGACGCCGACGAGTTCGGCGAGGATTGCACAACCGAACAGGACGGCGAGGACGAACAGGTATTCGAAGTAGCTCTCCTCGCTATGAATGCGAAAGAACCAGCGCCCGAGCCGTGGCACGACGAGCCAGACGCCGACGAAGAACACGGCGAGCCCGGCCGTCAACTGCACCCAGAACGCGGCGTCTAGGTCGCCGCCGACTGCGGCGATCACGATCGCAAGCACGAGCAGCGCGAGGGTGTCGGTCAGGATCGTTCCGCCGATGGTCGCAGTAATGGCCTCGTTTTTCGCGATGCCGAGCTGGGTGACGACCGGATACGCGAGCAGCGTGTGTGAGGAAAAGATCGCCGCGAACAGCGACGCGGCGGCAACGGACAGGTCAAGCACTGCGACGCCGACCACAGTGCCTACAACCTGTGGAATCGTGAACGAGAGCAGTCCGAAGACGATACTTCGGTCTCTGTACGCGACGAACTGCGTGAGGTTGATCTCGAGTCCGGCGATGAATAGCAAGTAGATCAGGCCAACCTCGCCGAGCACCTGGATCGTCTCGCCGCGCTCGAGGAGGTGGAGCCCGTTCGGGCCGATTACCGCGCCGACGAGTATGATGCCGACGATGCCCGGCAGCCGATATCGTTTGAGGACCAGCGGTGCGATCAGGAAAATCGTCACTGCGAGCCCGAAGATCGCAACGGGGTCGTCGAACGGAAGGGTCAACGCTACGGAACCCTCGAGTAACCACGTCAGCGGTAACTCCGCGCTGAGCGGCGACGTTGTCGACAAGCTGTCTGATCCGGCGAGTGACACTGGCTGCTGTTATCGTCTACGGCAGGGCCTGTAACGGGTTCGCGTGCATATGCCCGCTGCCTGCTTTCAGACCGAACAATAACTGTGGCTACCGAGCACTCACAATCAACACCGCACTATAGTAACAACTGCAACTAGTTACACACTGCTCGCCGAGCAGGCTGGCGATCAGGTGTGCAGTGGCTTGCAGTGGCTACTATAGTTGAGCAGTATGCGCAATTTCCTCCTGATACGGTACCGACCACGGCTAAAGCCGTAGGTTTCCGCGCTGCTCCTGTATGAACTGCACGGGGTCGGCACAGAGACTGCAGCCCCCGTCAGAGAGGCAGGTTGGCGCATCGCTCGGACTCCCGTCGGTCATCGGTCATCGGTCATCGGTCATCGGTCATCGGTCATCGGTCATCGGTCATCGGTCATCGGTCATCGGTCACACCCATGTAGCCTCGCCAATTCGGGGTTCCAGTGTTGACAGCGTGCTTCGCCCTCACTCGCGTGGCAGAGGAATTGTCTCGGGTTCCTCACCGTGGCAGTGATATTCATAGATGATACCGCTGCGGGAGTCGCGTTCATCCGGGTCGGAAATCGTGTCCATCGTAATCGACTCGACGATCCGATGTACCGTGAGTTGCTCAAGCTCTGCGCCGTTGTCACTCTGCCAGGTTTCACAGTAGTGTGCTGCCAGATGGGACGGAGCGTCGTTTCTGTCGTGGAGACCGCCGCGGCGAACGCTGTTCATATAGAAGCGCTCGCGATAGGTGCTGTACTGTTGCTGTAGCTCGTCGTAGGGCCGCTCTCGAGTTACTTCCCTGTCGTCGTTGTAGACGTCGACGTACTCGCCGTCAGTTGTCTCTGCTGCGAAGACGAAGTAGTTATCGCTGGTTCGTGGTGTCGGGGCGAAAACGCTCCATTCCGGTTGATCGATGTTCAACGCTACGGCGCGGTCTTCGATCTGTTCGTCCGGTGAGACGGCTTCGTTCACGGCGTTTCCAGCTGGAAGGTATGCAAAGAGTGTAACGATGATCAGCGAGAGCACGATAACGCCGACGCCGACATTGTACAGGTGTGCTTTCGCCGTCGTTATCTGTGGCTCGTCGATCCGCACTCGCGGAACGCGAGCGGCAATTCGCTCGAGGTCGGCTGTCCACTCGGTGTACGCTGCTGGGTCGATACCGAGTCGCCTGGCGGCTAGCTCGGCATCACGCCAGAGCTGTGGCTGGAAGAATAACACGAGCCCTGCCAACGCGACGTACGGGAACGCGCCGATACGGACAGTCACAGCGAACATCGCGTGGCCGCCGACGAACAACAGAATCAGCGGGTATCGTTGTCGGCCGATTAGGATGATCAGAAGCGGTGAGAGCATGAGCATGTAGTACCACAACAATCCGCCGTACTCGAGCAACGTCGGGAACTCGCGGACGTACTCCGCGAGCAAGAACGTCATATCGTCGAGTCCCATGATGAGCGGCGTCGCCTCACCGCTGGTCCACAGACTTTCTTGGGACTTGTGGTACCAGTTAAGAAAGTACATATAGACCATCTGTCCCATCGCGAAGAAAGCCATGATGCCGGCGAATGACGGTCGTGGCTCGCGGTCAGCGTGGACGGCGTCGACCGACCAGCGCTCGCCAAGCGGGAGGAAGATCGCCCAGAAGAAAAGCAGGCGAAACAGCGTATCGGCATAGCTCAACACGAGCGGATTGTGGTGGTCGAGCGAGATGACGAACAGAAACGACAGAATTGTTGCCAGTCGCGTTTTGTAGCCGACAATCAACTGTAGTGCAAACAGCGCCTGTATGACCATCAACGCCGCAATCTGTGTCGGACTCGAGGCGTAGTAGTAGAGCGAAAACGCGTTTTCCGCGGTCATCTCGACTGCTAACTCCTGGGGAACGACCCCTTCTCCCGAGTAGAAAAAGGCGAAGTTTCTCGAGCGCAACACAAGATCGGCGAGGACGAGCGCGCCGAGGAATATCCGGAAGACAGCAAGTGAGCGGGTGTCGATCCGGATGCAGTCACGGAAGTTCGTCTGGATCCGTTCGCCGATCGCCCGAGCCTGCTGTGATAGTTCGCGTGACATGCTGCTGTGAGGTGTCGACGGTCCCGTGGTCGGTCTCAGTGCAGTCGGTTGCAGTCCGAATTTCGGACGTTCGCTGATGGATGCGGAAGAACCGAACTGTTGAATCGCGGGCCGTATTGGTTGTTCAGTCGACTCGTTATTCTAATTATAAATGCCTTCTGTTTCAGCGAACTCGACAGACAGTGTTCGTGGTGCCGGACGGTATACA
The DNA window shown above is from Natrialba magadii ATCC 43099 and carries:
- a CDS encoding TIGR00725 family protein codes for the protein MRVSVIGGGTITNDEADRAEAVGRELGRRGHTVVCGGLGGTMEAVCRGAKDAGGTTIGILPGDRRAAANEHVDIPIATGLAHARNALVPMNGDAVIALSGGVGTLSEIGFAGIYDRPIVGLETHAIAGVEIETVETPTAAVDAVEAALE
- a CDS encoding GNAT family N-acetyltransferase, with translation MTDSSTADATADSYTIREELPDPETFAALRDAADMPPRSPEGIEQGLPNSVYGVIVVHEPTGETVGMGRIVGDGGTVYQISDMVVHPDHQRQGLGTRIMTQLESYLESEAPPQAYVNLIADVDGFYESFGYEETQPASKGMYRRIE
- a CDS encoding Sjogren's syndrome/scleroderma autoantigen 1 family protein, coding for MSDFDKEAEREKLREKYERDKEERQATQRMSDLLLKGATMTNSHCGTCGDPLFQESGTTFCPSCHGSPDAVQGTGLEADAADADAADDAAPEETAPEAGTGAETATDERNAAADSSEMADRADTDAPRDPKVTSQPSDETDSDRTDADRSRPTSGSYSQSQPQTQSQSQPQSRTQTQNQTKAHPQSPPRRDEPTPASSVDTNATDSSAGDRSAARDSLTRALEKFAAEAAATDDPRYAKECLEAAREASEALESLR
- a CDS encoding cation:proton antiporter, with amino-acid sequence MSLAGSDSLSTTSPLSAELPLTWLLEGSVALTLPFDDPVAIFGLAVTIFLIAPLVLKRYRLPGIVGIILVGAVIGPNGLHLLERGETIQVLGEVGLIYLLFIAGLEINLTQFVAYRDRSIVFGLLSFTIPQVVGTVVGVAVLDLSVAAASLFAAIFSSHTLLAYPVVTQLGIAKNEAITATIGGTILTDTLALLVLAIVIAAVGGDLDAAFWVQLTAGLAVFFVGVWLVVPRLGRWFFRIHSEESYFEYLFVLAVLFGCAILAELVGVEHIIGAFLAGLALNRLIPETGPLMNRIEFVGNALFIPFFLLSVGMLVDARVFFEGTETLLIAGSLLGMVVTTKYLAAWATGRLYDYDRNEVYSMFGLSVGQAAAALAIVQIGFDAGVDGFGQHMINGVVVMILVVSLFSPTLVQRTGAEIARAREREPYDPATAPQRILVPAAHDSRDPRSLLGLAMAIRDERADEPIHAVTVVRPETVTQTAAAVGDAETRLETLADETAAAEVPLETHTRVNHNIASGIVGSVLDNRITTLVIGWDGARARTQRVFGHVIDQVLRRTTQLALVARIRDRLNTTQRIVLVLPPNVARNDGIAEALHTVALVAEQTGAPIHGVMVGEESPQFERLMEAIAPEQPVEFDTVADWDDLTQPLRSAGEAGDLIICLSSRRTDTGWHPELQTLPARIARLTEGNFVILYPAVAEQTDDRQFLRFS
- a CDS encoding HTTM domain-containing protein, whose amino-acid sequence is MSRELSQQARAIGERIQTNFRDCIRIDTRSLAVFRIFLGALVLADLVLRSRNFAFFYSGEGVVPQELAVEMTAENAFSLYYYASSPTQIAALMVIQALFALQLIVGYKTRLATILSFLFVISLDHHNPLVLSYADTLFRLLFFWAIFLPLGERWSVDAVHADREPRPSFAGIMAFFAMGQMVYMYFLNWYHKSQESLWTSGEATPLIMGLDDMTFLLAEYVREFPTLLEYGGLLWYYMLMLSPLLIILIGRQRYPLILLFVGGHAMFAVTVRIGAFPYVALAGLVLFFQPQLWRDAELAARRLGIDPAAYTEWTADLERIAARVPRVRIDEPQITTAKAHLYNVGVGVIVLSLIIVTLFAYLPAGNAVNEAVSPDEQIEDRAVALNIDQPEWSVFAPTPRTSDNYFVFAAETTDGEYVDVYNDDREVTRERPYDELQQQYSTYRERFYMNSVRRGGLHDRNDAPSHLAAHYCETWQSDNGAELEQLTVHRIVESITMDTISDPDERDSRSGIIYEYHCHGEEPETIPLPRE